The nucleotide sequence TGGAACAGCCGGCCGCGCACGATCCATGACTCGCCCTCATCAAAGACACCGTTGCCGTTACCCCCTTCGCTGACGACGGTCAGTCCCCAGCACCCGCAGAAGACCAGCGCGAAGTCCGCGCCGGTCCGCTCGTATTGCGGCGGCGTGCCGAAGTTCCAGTCGTAGTCGAACGCGGATGTCGCGACTCTTTCGGAGATCGAGCCGTAGGGCAGCCGCCCGAATCGGGCCACGTTCGCGAGGTACCGCGATCTCGCCGCGGAGCCGAGTTCACCGCCCGTGTTCTTCGAGTCCACGTCGATGTCGAGGTAGCCGATGACGGGGCTTGGGCCGTGCCGGAAGGGGTCGTAGGGTTGCCCGTAGAACCCCAGCGGCCCGGGCGGGTTGACAACTCCGGCGAAGACCAGGTCCAGTTTGAACAGGTGCGCGTCGTCCGGATCGACCGTGTTCCCCGTGTACGGATCGGCCACGGGGTCCGTAGGCTGCCAGGCGCACAGGCTCACCCGCACCACGTCGGGCAACGTCGCGCCGGGCATGATCGGGCCGTCGTTACCCGGATCGGTGCGGCGGATCACGGCGTCGCCGCGCGGATCGACCCACGTGGCGCAGTCTCTGCTGAGCGTGAGGGCATCGGCGGAGAGGCCGCACGCGACAGCCAGCACGCCCGCGCTCCAGGCACTTCGCCTCATCGCGTCAACTCCTGCACGAGCTCGTGGAGGTTGTAGCGTTCGATCCGGTAGCGCAGGCTGCTCCGCTGCATGGAGATAAGCCTTGCGGCACGCGACACGTTGCCCCGCGTGCGAGCCAGAGCCTGAATGATGAGCTGCTTCTCAACTTCTTCGGCGGTGTGAACGCCGTTGTCGAAGTCGAACACGAGACCACCCTGCTTCGGTGCGGCAGGCTGAGTCGGGATCGGCCTTGCCTTGAGCGGCCCGACACGCACGCCGGCCAGTCCCAGCGTGGCGGGTCCGATCTCGTCGCCTTCGCACAGCAGCACGGCCCGCTGCACGGAGTTGATCAGTTCGCGCACGTTGCCCGGCCAGCCGTGCCCGCGCACCGCGGTCTCGGCCTCCGAGGAAAGCCGTGTTCCAGCGCGACCGAACTGCCTCCCGAACCGCGCCGCCATCTCGCGAGCGATCAGCACCGCGTCCTCGCCTCGCTCGCGCAGCGTGGGGATGGTCACGGTGAAGGCGTTGAGCCGATAGAAGAGGTCGCGTCTGAACTCGCCGCGCTCGACGCGATCGGCGAGGTTGAGATTGGTCGCGGCGATCACGCGCGCCCTGACCCTGCGCGGCTTGGAGCCGCCGACGCGCCGGAACGCCCCTTCTTCGAGCACCGTCAACAGCTTCGCCTGCAGGTCCGCGGGCATGTCGCCGATCTCGTCGAGGAAGATCGTGCCGCCGTCCGCCATCTCGAAGAGCCCCTCGCGTGCCGTCTTCGCATCGGTGAAGGCCCCACGTTCGTGTCCGAACAACTCCGACTCGACGAGATTCGCCGGCAGCGCGGTGCAGTTGACGTGCACGAATGGAGCGTCCGGCGACTCGGACGAGCGATGCACGTGCCGCGCGAGCAGTCCCTTCCCCGTCCCCGTTTCGCCGAGCAGGAGCACCGTCGGCAGCGAGACGCCCTCGGCTTTCGGGAGCGGCAGCTTTGCCAGCCGTTCTGCCAGCCGTACCGTCTCGCGCCACGCAGGGCTTTCGCCGAGCAGTTCTCGCTGGGCCTCGCGGGTGGATTCGAGCCGCTGGTACAGCCTCAGTCTCGTCTGGACCCGCCTCCCCTCGAGCAGGCGTTCCAGCAGCAGGCCGAGTTCTTCGAGGCTCACGGGCTTGAGAAGGTAGTCATCCGCCCCCTGCTTCATGGCCGTGACCGCGCCCTCGACGCTGCCGTACCCCGTGACGACGACGATCGCGCCTTCGAATCCTCGCTCACGCACCTGTTTGACGACGGAAAGCCCGTCCGCGCCCGTACCGAGGTTCACGTCCGAGATGAGAGCATCGAACACGCCTTCCTCGACAGCCGCCAGCCCTCCCGCGGCCGTCGCCGATTCGTCGACCTGGTGACCCGCTCTTTCGAGCGCCCGGCGCATGGAGAATCTCAGGTTTTCCTCGTCCTCAATGATCAGCACCCTCGCCATGGTCTGGTCCTGTCTGGCCACCACTGGCCGTACCTGCCGCCACTCCGAGCGGCAACCTGAGCGTGAACACGGCCCCCGGTCCGTTCCAGCCCGCCGCTCCCGACCCATCGGGGCGGTTCTCGACCCAGACACGCCCGCCGTGCTGTCCAACGACACGCCTGACACTGGCAAGACCGATGCCAGACCCTCCCGGCTTTGTTGTGAAGTATGGATCGAATATGCGCTCCCGCAACTGATCCGGCACTCCCCCTCCCTCATCCTCGACGATGACACCCCACCACGACCCGTCCGAGAATGCCCGAGCCTGAACGCGACCCCCCGTCGGGGTCGCCTCCAGCGCGTTCGTCAGCACCGCGACGACGGCCTGCTCCAAATGCTCTCGATCGAACACCGCGCTGCCTGGGGCTGCGCTCACGTCGAGTTCGAGCCGAACACCGCGCCCCTGGGCCATCGCGCGGTGCGTCTCGACGACGCTCTCCAGCCAACCCGTGACCTCCCCTTCGACGGGGTGCAGTTCGAGGGGTGTCGTTGCGCTCAGCAGCCCGTTGAGCCACGCCGAGAATCGGTCCACGGTCCGCACGATACGAGCCTGGTGGTCACGCACGGGCGAGTCCGAAGGCAGCTCGTCCGCCGAGAGTTCGGCCAGCGATCGGATGCCGCCGAGCGGGTTCCGGATGTTGTGGGCGACACTCCGCGCCATCTCGCCCACCGCGGCCAGCCGCTCACGCTCGATCCGCTCGGCCTGCATGTTGGCGATCGTCTGTGCCATGTCGTTCACTTCGCGGCTCAGCAGGCCGAGTTCGTCGCGAGCAAGCTCGGGCACACGGTGCTCGAAGTTCCCGCGGGCGATTTCGTCGGCCGCGACCCGCAGCAGCCCGACCGGCTTGAGAACCCAGCGCCGAAAGAGCACGACCGCGAGCCACGCGGAAAGAACAACGACGACCAGCGAAGCTCCGAGCACGAACGACAACCTTCGCCGCAGGTCGGCGCCGTACTCCGCGGCCATCCGCGCGTCCGTGAGCAGCCTGCCCTCGATGCGCTCGATCAACTCGTGCAACTCGTACAGGTTCGTTCTGGCTCGCTCTCTCGCGGCCTCATCGCGGTGATCGAGCCACCTCGCAACCTCGTCGGCGGTCAGTTCGATCCTCGCTCGCAGATTCCTCGTGGTGCTGATGCCGGAGCGCACGACGTACGAACCCCCGGATTCGAGGTGGCCGATCTCGCGCTGCACGCGGTCAAGGAACGCCGCGAAGCGCTTCTGTACCTCGTTCGGGTCGGGGGGAGCGAACTCCTCCTCAGACTCACTCCCTTCCAGGACAGGGAGGTCGAGCATCTCGGCCAGATCCCAGAGCGAACGCTTGACGCGGCTCATCCCGGTCAGTACGCGCGTCAAGCCCTCGATCGGCTCGCGCTGCTCGCGGTCGAGCATGTTCACGACCCACACGGCAGCGCCCAGATTCGCGGCCACGGTCAGCCCCAGCAGGACCAGCAGCACCGCGAACTTTCGTTGCAGCGTCATGGCGGAGTGCGGCTAGCGGATGGGCTGGTAGCCCCAGCGCCAGCCGTCCTCGTCCAACGGTCGGCGCGACGACTCCACCCGTCCGTCCATGAACGCGAAGTTCGCCGATCCGTTGTGCCGTAGCCCGGGGAACCAGTACGCGTCGCCGGCGTACGGGCCTTGGCTGTCCAGCGAGGGCGCGGAGAACACCGGCTCGACCCCCTTCTGTGCCGCGAGCGCGCCGTCCACGTCCCACGCCAGCGGGACGTCCGTCTGCGACAGGATGTCCTGCGTCAGCATCACGTACACCGCTTTCACCTTGCCATCCCCGCTCACGACCTCTGCCCGGTGCAGCCGTGAGTTGAAGCCGAACGAGACGTGCTCGGAAGGCGAGATCGCGCCGGGCTTTCCGCACGGCAGATCCCGGCGCAGCGTCAGAGGCCCCTTGACCTCAGAACACCGCATCGGGTCGTAGCGTGACTCGTCAGGCACGGTGTGCGTCTCTTCACCTTCCCAGCGCCAGAACTCGTCGATGCCGTACTGGCTCTCCTGGAACGTGCTCAGCCGGAATCGGTTGCCCAAGGCCGCGTCGTCGCCCCGGTCGCCGTGCAGCGTGTCATCGGCGAAGACTGTGAAATCGAAGGCGACACTGCGCAGCGACATCTGGCATCGGAATCCGCGCGCCGACTTCATCGACATTGCCAGCCCGGGCACGACCAGCCCGAGCAGCACCGCCACGATTGCGACGCTGACCAGGAGCTCAAGCAGCGTGAAGGCCCGCGGCGTGCGCACGACAACGGCCGCGCCGACGCGACGCCCGCCCACGCGATGGCCTCTTCGATGCATCACGAACGCCCAGCCCGATCGGGCCACTCCTCGCCCGGCCCCGAAATCCGGACCCCACCAGTGTAGCAATCGTCCCCTCCCGCACAAGCCCCTTCCAACAGCCACATGGCCCCGCCCGGATTCGAACCGGGGACCGAGCGATTATGAGTCGCCTGCTCTAACCGCTGAGCTACAGGGCCTTTGGGGCATCATACCGAGCCGGGGGCGCGGTTCGCGAAAGCGGCGGCAGGGTGGGGAGATCGAGGATGCCCGCTGACCGAGTGAGTTACCGGATCGCCAGCATCTCGCGGTACTTGGGGAGCGTCCAGAGGTCGTCCGCGATGTGCATCTCGAGTTCGTCGCCCAGTTCACGCAGGTCCGTCATGGCCGGACGGACCGCATGCTTGATGTGCTCGGCGTGCTTGTCCGGGTTGGACGATTCATGCCGGAGCGCCGCCTCGACACGGCCGATCGCCGCCCTGAACCGCGTCACGAGGTCCGCGAAGTCCTCCAGGGCCGCCCGAGCGTCGCCGGCGTCCACGTCCGCGGCCTCGGTTGCGGCGACCGTCTCCGCGATCTCCGCCTGCTGGCGGAGAGCCGCCGGCAGGATCATCGTCCGAGCCATGGACACCATCGTCTCGGCCTCGATGGTGACCTGCTTGACGTACTTCTCGACGAAGATGTGCGCGCGGCTCTCCAGTTCGGCCTTGCTCAGCACCTTGTGCCGCTTGAAGAGGTCGGCCGCCTTCTTCGACTTCAGCACGGGCAGCGCATCCACGGTGTCGCGCAGGTTTGGCAACCCTCGCTTCTCCGCCTCGGCGTGCCATGCGGTGTCGTACCCGTCGCCATTGAAGATCACGCGGCGGTGCTCCTTGACCACGCCCTGGAGCACCTTCCACACCGAGGTTTCCAGCTTCTGCGGGGTCGGGTTC is from Synechococcales cyanobacterium CNB and encodes:
- a CDS encoding HAMP domain-containing histidine kinase, which encodes MTLQRKFAVLLVLLGLTVAANLGAAVWVVNMLDREQREPIEGLTRVLTGMSRVKRSLWDLAEMLDLPVLEGSESEEEFAPPDPNEVQKRFAAFLDRVQREIGHLESGGSYVVRSGISTTRNLRARIELTADEVARWLDHRDEAARERARTNLYELHELIERIEGRLLTDARMAAEYGADLRRRLSFVLGASLVVVVLSAWLAVVLFRRWVLKPVGLLRVAADEIARGNFEHRVPELARDELGLLSREVNDMAQTIANMQAERIERERLAAVGEMARSVAHNIRNPLGGIRSLAELSADELPSDSPVRDHQARIVRTVDRFSAWLNGLLSATTPLELHPVEGEVTGWLESVVETHRAMAQGRGVRLELDVSAAPGSAVFDREHLEQAVVAVLTNALEATPTGGRVQARAFSDGSWWGVIVEDEGGGVPDQLRERIFDPYFTTKPGGSGIGLASVRRVVGQHGGRVWVENRPDGSGAAGWNGPGAVFTLRLPLGVAAGTASGGQTGPDHGEGADH
- a CDS encoding prepilin-type N-terminal cleavage/methylation domain-containing protein, giving the protein MHRRGHRVGGRRVGAAVVVRTPRAFTLLELLVSVAIVAVLLGLVVPGLAMSMKSARGFRCQMSLRSVAFDFTVFADDTLHGDRGDDAALGNRFRLSTFQESQYGIDEFWRWEGEETHTVPDESRYDPMRCSEVKGPLTLRRDLPCGKPGAISPSEHVSFGFNSRLHRAEVVSGDGKVKAVYVMLTQDILSQTDVPLAWDVDGALAAQKGVEPVFSAPSLDSQGPYAGDAYWFPGLRHNGSANFAFMDGRVESSRRPLDEDGWRWGYQPIR
- a CDS encoding sigma-54-dependent Fis family transcriptional regulator, whose amino-acid sequence is MGRERRAGTDRGPCSRSGCRSEWRQVRPVVARQDQTMARVLIIEDEENLRFSMRRALERAGHQVDESATAAGGLAAVEEGVFDALISDVNLGTGADGLSVVKQVRERGFEGAIVVVTGYGSVEGAVTAMKQGADDYLLKPVSLEELGLLLERLLEGRRVQTRLRLYQRLESTREAQRELLGESPAWRETVRLAERLAKLPLPKAEGVSLPTVLLLGETGTGKGLLARHVHRSSESPDAPFVHVNCTALPANLVESELFGHERGAFTDAKTAREGLFEMADGGTIFLDEIGDMPADLQAKLLTVLEEGAFRRVGGSKPRRVRARVIAATNLNLADRVERGEFRRDLFYRLNAFTVTIPTLRERGEDAVLIAREMAARFGRQFGRAGTRLSSEAETAVRGHGWPGNVRELINSVQRAVLLCEGDEIGPATLGLAGVRVGPLKARPIPTQPAAPKQGGLVFDFDNGVHTAEEVEKQLIIQALARTRGNVSRAARLISMQRSSLRYRIERYNLHELVQELTR